Sequence from the Nitrincola iocasae genome:
CCAGTGAAACAGCGGCGGCAGCGGCCGGTGGTATCACTACTCTGATTACACCGCCGACAACACGACCGGTTGTCGACACACCAGCTGTTGCTGAACTGATACAGGATCGCGCAGCCGATGCTGGCTTTAGCCGTGTACTGCCAATGGGGGCACTGACCCAAGGACTGCTGGGCGAACAACTGGCACCGCTGCACGCCCTGGCCAGCTCTGGCTGCATTGCATTTACGAATGCCCGCTTCCCGGTGAAAAGCTCATTGAGCCTGCTGCGCTGCCTGGAATATGCGGCTACTTTTGATTTACTAGTGATTTTTCAAGCACAGGATCACAGCCTGGCAACCAGTGGCTGCATGCATGAAGGTGCCAACGCTACACGCATGGGACTCAGCGGTATTCCTGAAGCGGCAGAAACCATCGAAGTTGCACGTTGCCTTCTGTTGGTAGAACAAACCGGAGTTCGTGCTCACTTTGGCCAGATCACCTGTGAACGCTCAGTTCAGCTAATCAGTGCAGCGCAACAACGTGGACTAAAAGTCACAACCGATGTTGCCGTGCACCATTTAATTCTAAGCGACGAGCAGGTGAATGAATTTGATTCCGCCCTGCACCTGCAACCACCCTTGCGCAGCGCGCTTGATCGAGCCGGGCTACTGCAAGGATTACTGAGCCAGACGATTACCGCCATCTGCTCTGATCACCAGCCCCAGGATTTAATTTCAAAACAAGCACCTTTTGCAGAAACCGCACCCGGGCTTAGCGGACTGGAAACACTAGTACCTTTATGCCTGACACTAGTGGAACGCAAGCTGATTGAGCTACCCCAATTGATCGAGAAACTCACTCTGGCACCTGCCCGTATTCTGGGACTGGAGAGTGGCAGTTTGATGCCTGGCCGACAAGCCGACATCTGCATTTTCCATCCGCAGGAGAAATGGACAGTCAGCCCTGAGAGTCTGATCTCAGCCGGTAAAAACTCACCGTTTACAGGTCAGACACTCACAGGCCGTGTAACCACCACACTGATCGGTGGGAAGGTAGTGTTTCGGCGCCACTGATCCAGCGTTACATGTTCTTAACGTCAGCCACACCACCAAGATTCATGTTGTCATCCTCTTCCTGCAAGGTAAAGGATGGCATGGAATCATCTTTGGCAGACACTGTTTTTGACTTGCCATGCGTTTCTTCATTCAGCTTGATCATCAGGCGCAGATCATTAGTGGAATCAGCATGGCTCAATGCCACATCGTAACTAATGACACCTTGTTTATATAGATTAAACAGAGCCTGATCGAAGGTTTGCATGCCAAGGTTGGTGGACTTTTTAATCACATCCTTGATCTCATGCACCGCACCCTTACGCACCATATCCTGTATTAATGGTGTATTAATCAGCACTTCAATGGCCGCACGTCGTCCCGTGCCATCGACTGTCGGCAAGAGTTGCTGCGCCACTATCGCCTTGAGGTTGAGTGACAAATCCATCCACACCTGTGCATGATGATCCGGCCCAAAGAAGGAAATAATACGGTCCAGTGCCTGGTTAGCATTGTTGGCATGCAGTGTTGCCATACAGAGGTGGCCGGTTTCGGCAAAGCTCAGCCCATACTTCATGGTTTCGGCATCACGTATCTCACCCATCAGAATAACATCCGGTGCCTGACGCAAGGTGTTCTTCAGCGCTATTTCATAGGAATCCGTATCCAGGCCTACTTCTCGCTGGGTCACTATACTTTTTCGATGGTTATGAATGTACTCTATCGGGTCTTCGATAGTAATGATGTGGCCGGCATGATGCTGATTTCTGTAATCGATCATAGATGCCAGTGAAGTGGACTTACCAGTTGAGGTCCCCCCCACAAACAAGATCAGGCCTCGTTTAGTCATCGATAAGTCTTTAAGAACAGCCGGCAGATGCAACTCTTCCAGGCTGGGAATATAGGTATTAATTCGACGCATCACCATGCCGGGTGTATTACGCTGCACAAACGCACTGACACGAAAGCGCCCGATGCCTTGGGCACTAATGGCAAAATTACATTCATGAGTGCCTTCAAACTCTGCCAATTGCTTATCATTCATGGTGCTGTACACCAGCTTTCTGGCTTGCTCAGGCTTGAGCACCTCTTTGGTCAGCGGCTTGATGGTGCCATCCACCTTAATTGCAGGTGCGGCGCCGGCTGTAACAAAAAGGTCAGATGCACCACGATCCGACATCACCTTAAGCAGTTGTGTAAAATCCATAGCCCTGTCCTTATTAGGTTATGCCATCAGAAGGATGACGGATTCTTCGATTTCTCGCGCGCCGCTTCTCTGGAGATCAAGCCTTTCGATACCAGTTCAGTCAAGGACTGATCCAGTGTCTTCA
This genomic interval carries:
- a CDS encoding dihydroorotase, translated to MNMIIEGGRVIDPASAVDQITDLYISNGEILALGEAPDGFISDERIDATGQIVCPGLIDLCAHLREPGETHKGTIASETAAAAAGGITTLITPPTTRPVVDTPAVAELIQDRAADAGFSRVLPMGALTQGLLGEQLAPLHALASSGCIAFTNARFPVKSSLSLLRCLEYAATFDLLVIFQAQDHSLATSGCMHEGANATRMGLSGIPEAAETIEVARCLLLVEQTGVRAHFGQITCERSVQLISAAQQRGLKVTTDVAVHHLILSDEQVNEFDSALHLQPPLRSALDRAGLLQGLLSQTITAICSDHQPQDLISKQAPFAETAPGLSGLETLVPLCLTLVERKLIELPQLIEKLTLAPARILGLESGSLMPGRQADICIFHPQEKWTVSPESLISAGKNSPFTGQTLTGRVTTTLIGGKVVFRRH
- a CDS encoding PilT/PilU family type 4a pilus ATPase; the protein is MDFTQLLKVMSDRGASDLFVTAGAAPAIKVDGTIKPLTKEVLKPEQARKLVYSTMNDKQLAEFEGTHECNFAISAQGIGRFRVSAFVQRNTPGMVMRRINTYIPSLEELHLPAVLKDLSMTKRGLILFVGGTSTGKSTSLASMIDYRNQHHAGHIITIEDPIEYIHNHRKSIVTQREVGLDTDSYEIALKNTLRQAPDVILMGEIRDAETMKYGLSFAETGHLCMATLHANNANQALDRIISFFGPDHHAQVWMDLSLNLKAIVAQQLLPTVDGTGRRAAIEVLINTPLIQDMVRKGAVHEIKDVIKKSTNLGMQTFDQALFNLYKQGVISYDVALSHADSTNDLRLMIKLNEETHGKSKTVSAKDDSMPSFTLQEEDDNMNLGGVADVKNM